One region of Deltaproteobacteria bacterium genomic DNA includes:
- a CDS encoding EscV/YscV/HrcV family type III secretion system export apparatus protein, with product MGAVFRKHADLVLAGLVVSIIGMMIVPLPTFLLDILLSLNVTLAVVLLMVSIYIGDALRIAAFPTILLVTTLFRLGLNVSTTRLILRDGYAGEVIESFGQFVVAGNIVVGAVIFLILTLIQFIVIAKGSERVAEVAARFTLDAMPGKQMSIDADLRAGNIDQAEAQRRRSALQRESQMYGSMDGAMKFVKGDAIAGILITVINIVGGLIIGVVMRGMSAGDAAAKYTVLTIGDGLVSQIPALVISLSAGMIVTRVASEDEGAHLGHDIVTQVLAQPKAIAVAAVLLALLGIIPGLPTVPFLLLSAGTGALAYSLRMREAAAGDGAAAGAPAPAVAAGRRARGGRPGAADAFAPTGIVPAAIELAPDLAAAVGATDTEGSFFTETIPQIRRALYRDLGVVLPGVRARTVPALPPNGFVVRIAELPMHQGTVRTDVCLVDEEPDRVAVLNVPAEAAPHPISGRTITAVPVAAAGVVQQAGLTAWTPAQVLAMTVASTLRKYAHEFIGIQETQALLDELEKTAPALVAEVVPKVASAHLLAEVLRRLVEEQISIRDLRAILHAMAEWAPNEKDPVILTEYVRSALARHITHEFAPDGTLVAWLIDPMIEDTIRGAIQKTATGSFLALDPQTAADILAAFRKAFASLGPDAPPPIVLTTMEVRRYVRRLIEIELPDVVVLSFQDLRPDVNIQPVGRVSP from the coding sequence ATCGGGGCGGTCTTCCGCAAGCACGCCGACCTGGTCCTGGCGGGTCTGGTGGTCTCGATCATCGGCATGATGATCGTCCCGTTGCCGACGTTTTTGCTCGACATCCTGTTGAGCTTGAACGTGACGCTGGCGGTCGTCCTGCTGATGGTGTCGATCTACATCGGCGACGCGCTGCGTATCGCCGCATTTCCCACCATCTTGTTGGTCACGACCCTGTTTCGCCTGGGCCTGAACGTGTCCACGACGCGGCTCATCTTGCGGGACGGCTACGCGGGCGAAGTGATCGAGTCGTTCGGACAGTTCGTCGTCGCCGGCAACATCGTGGTCGGCGCGGTCATCTTCCTCATCCTCACGTTGATTCAGTTCATTGTGATCGCCAAGGGCTCGGAGCGCGTCGCGGAAGTCGCGGCGCGATTCACCCTCGACGCGATGCCCGGAAAGCAGATGTCGATCGATGCCGACTTGCGCGCCGGCAACATCGACCAGGCCGAGGCGCAGAGGCGGCGCTCCGCGTTGCAGCGCGAGTCGCAGATGTACGGGTCGATGGACGGCGCGATGAAGTTCGTCAAGGGCGACGCGATCGCCGGCATCCTGATTACGGTCATCAACATCGTAGGCGGGCTGATCATCGGCGTCGTCATGCGGGGCATGAGCGCGGGCGACGCCGCGGCGAAGTACACCGTGCTCACGATCGGCGACGGGCTGGTGTCACAGATTCCGGCGCTGGTCATCTCGCTGTCCGCCGGCATGATCGTCACGCGGGTGGCGAGCGAAGACGAGGGGGCACACCTGGGCCACGACATCGTCACGCAAGTGCTGGCGCAACCCAAGGCGATCGCCGTGGCGGCCGTGTTGCTCGCGCTTCTGGGGATCATTCCCGGGCTGCCGACCGTGCCGTTCCTGTTGCTGTCGGCGGGCACCGGCGCGCTGGCGTACTCGCTGCGCATGCGCGAGGCGGCCGCCGGTGACGGGGCGGCTGCTGGCGCGCCCGCGCCCGCGGTCGCGGCTGGCCGCCGCGCGCGGGGGGGGCGGCCGGGTGCCGCGGACGCGTTCGCGCCCACCGGCATCGTGCCCGCCGCGATCGAGCTGGCTCCCGACCTGGCCGCGGCCGTCGGGGCGACCGATACGGAGGGCTCCTTCTTTACGGAGACGATTCCACAGATTCGCCGGGCGCTGTACCGCGATCTCGGTGTCGTACTGCCCGGAGTGCGCGCGCGCACCGTCCCGGCGTTGCCGCCGAACGGATTTGTCGTGCGGATCGCGGAGTTGCCGATGCACCAGGGCACCGTGCGCACCGACGTGTGCCTGGTCGACGAGGAGCCGGACCGGGTCGCCGTGCTCAACGTCCCGGCCGAGGCGGCGCCGCACCCGATCAGCGGCCGGACGATCACCGCTGTGCCGGTCGCGGCCGCTGGCGTGGTGCAGCAGGCCGGGCTCACCGCGTGGACGCCCGCCCAGGTGCTCGCGATGACGGTTGCGAGCACCCTGCGCAAGTACGCTCACGAGTTCATCGGCATCCAGGAGACGCAGGCGCTGCTCGACGAACTGGAGAAGACGGCACCGGCGCTCGTGGCCGAAGTGGTGCCCAAGGTGGCGTCGGCGCACCTGCTCGCCGAAGTCTTGCGCCGCCTCGTCGAGGAGCAAATTTCGATTCGCGACCTGCGCGCCATCCTGCACGCGATGGCCGAGTGGGCGCCGAACGAAAAGGATCCAGTCATCCTCACCGAATACGTTCGCAGCGCGCTCGCGCGCCACATCACGCACGAGTTCGCGCCGGACGGCACGCTCGTCGCGTGGCTCATCGATCCGATGATCGAGGACACGATCCGCGGCGCGATCCAGAAGACCGCGACCGGGAGCTTCCTCGCGCTCGACCCGCAGACGGCGGCAGACATTCTCGCGGCCTTCCGCAAGGCGTTCGCCTCGCTGGGCCCCGACGCGCCGCCGCCAATCGTGCTCACGACGATGGAGGTCCGCCGTTACGTGCGCCGGCTCATCGAGATCGAGTTGCCGGATGTGGTCGTGCTGTCGTTCCAGGATCTGCGGCCCGACGTCAACATACAGCCGGTCGGCCGAGTGTCGCCGTGA